CTTTTTCTTCAACAATCTGATCAATAATTCTGCTGGTTTTCAGAAATTCTCTTTCAATTTGCACAGAATCTAGGCCATTATTTTTGGCTTCATACTCTTCTAATCTGTCAATTTGATTTTGGATTTGTTCGAATATAGCTTTTCGATCGTTCTTGAAATCATGTACTAGGGCTACGAAGGGTTGCATATCAATTGACTTCATGCGCTCATGAATTACATCAAGGGCAGCTCTTTTTTGGCAAACCACCAATACTCGTTTACCTCGGGCAATGAAGTCTGTTACTAAATTACTTATCAATTGAGACTTTCCAGTTCCGGGAGGGCCTTGCACTACTAATGAATTCCCTTTCTTCACCGCTTTCAGGGCATTTTCCTGATAGGCATCCATAGGGAATACGGTGAAGGTTTCCTCTTCCTTGACGCTCTCAATAAATCGATACCGTTGGGAGTAATCAGAAGGATCTTCGGTTTGTTTATCTGGGTTTCTACTTAAGAAAAACTCTTCTATATCTTTAACTTCCTGATCTTTTTCTAGAAGGTATGTATAATCAGGTACTAAGTAAGAACCACTTTGCGGGAAAATCCCAATGACTGCTTCTGGATACAGCTTAAGTTCGCCTTCTTTCTCGTAAGTTTCAAAATCAGATTTTTTAAAATCCTTAAAGGGATGCAGTACATCCATAAAATTATCTTGATTGAAGTTGAGTTCTATCGGACTTTCTTTAAAAATTTGATACAAATCAGTTCTGAAGACTCTGCTATCAGGATCATAGATTTCAAATACTTTCTCTATAAGCTCATCGCTTATTTTAATTCCATGAAAATGCGCATAGGCTAATAGGAACGATTTATTGAAGGTGATATTGACATCTTCTCTTAACTCCATCACCCATTGACCATTCACTTCATTTACTTCAATAGGAAAAAAAATAAGTGGGCAGCGAACAGAGGTTCCGCCCTGAAATTTGCCTCTAACAAAAGGCCATCCAACATAAAGGTCTTTTGCTCCTCTTTCGTCATATATAAATTTTTCAATTCTCTTTAACTTTTTCAACTTCCTGCTCATGATATTATTTTTTTCGAGCCGGGGATCTGAGATGGCAGAAAGAGGAATGTGTTTCTTTCTTGCAATTAAATCCTCTATTAAGGAAAAAGAACTTCTATTTAACAGGAAATCGAAGTCATGTAAATCTAAGGTTTGGTCAGAAATCAAGCGCAACAGTAGGAGTGACCTATTGGTGCCGGAAAGATTCGTTAGCCGTTTTAAATAATACCTTAGGATGTCGTGCATATATTAATAATTAGCAAAGAATCAAGTTAAGAAAATATTGGCTTTTTTGTAAGTGAGTTTTGAAATTGACTACTCAAATGAAAGATAAGGGCTTACTTTTTGCACCCAGCTACTATCCAAAATCATGATGGAATGTAGGTCCTCACTCGAATTGAATTTCCCATGTTGATTTCTGTAATTGATAATCACATTTGCTTCTTTGTAGGAAATATACGGATGTTGTACCAAACTGTCAGCATTAAGTTGATTAACTTTAAGTTGCTTTAAGTTTTTTTTCTGTTCAATAAAGACATACTTGAGAAGAGAATCTAAATTTTCTTTCTTTAATCCATATACCTCTTCAAGCTGATCCAGAGAATTAAAGCCACCTAAATAATCTCGATATTTGGTAATCCGTTGTGAGTAAGCAGGACCTATACCAAATATATTTTGCAATTGGGCAGTATCTGCTTTGTTAATATCGAATCGTTGGATTTTTACTTTTTCAGTCGTTCGTTTAGTGTCTTTTTCTTTCTTAATCGTGTTGTCCTTGTTACTACCAGTTTCAAATTTCTCTTCAGCTTTAGGTGTAATTTTCGTAAGCATTATAAACGGATGAATTTTCTCATACAAGGAGCTATCCATTCCGTATATTTTCAAAAGCTCTGATTTTGACTCAAAGGGTTTTATCTTTTTTCGGTATTTTACGATCCTCTCGGCAAGGTATTCAGGAAAGCCTGCTGAAATCAGCTGATGAACGCTAGATTTATTTAGATCAAATGTTTTAAAGATTTCATTATTGTTTTCTACTGTTTTAATCTCCACTGAATTTTTAAGCTCCGCCATTAGAGATTTTAGCTGTTTT
This is a stretch of genomic DNA from Marivirga harenae. It encodes these proteins:
- a CDS encoding helix-hairpin-helix domain-containing protein, coding for MKQKIRIWLRNFFGFSRTETNGFIILVLLMLIILAAPFASRQLYNIYSKSVQSADDKKQLKSLMAELKNSVEIKTVENNNEIFKTFDLNKSSVHQLISAGFPEYLAERIVKYRKKIKPFESKSELLKIYGMDSSLYEKIHPFIMLTKITPKAEEKFETGSNKDNTIKKEKDTKRTTEKVKIQRFDINKADTAQLQNIFGIGPAYSQRITKYRDYLGGFNSLDQLEEVYGLKKENLDSLLKYVFIEQKKNLKQLKVNQLNADSLVQHPYISYKEANVIINYRNQHGKFNSSEDLHSIMILDSSWVQKVSPYLSFE